The following proteins are encoded in a genomic region of Amblyraja radiata isolate CabotCenter1 chromosome 19, sAmbRad1.1.pri, whole genome shotgun sequence:
- the gpr19 gene encoding probable G-protein coupled receptor 19 — MVLAGKGLEMAKSVTVPAAAALGNLSGVLNSSFSGSGGPFREPVQRHGRNGTVPELTTGEIVAVSFIFGVIWLVALFGNSLVCLVIHKSRRTQSTTNYFVVSMASADLLISLVSTPFVLLHFTTGRWLLGDVMCKLVRYVQYLTPGVQIYVLLSICVDRFYTIVYPLSFKVSREKAKKMIAASWILDAAFVSPTLFFYGMEGETCNLFLPQSWSGVTFGTVHLLLGFLVPSVLIILFYQKVIKYIWRIGTDGRTVRRTMNIVPRTKVKTIKMFLLLNCMFLLSWFPFYVVQIWQPDEMDSTGCSSLFLSIALVSFSSSASKPSLYSIFNANFRRGMKETFCMSSMKCYRSNAYTITSSSRMAKRNYIGITDIPAPTKTATKDSIFETFDREAREKKLAWPINSNPPNTFV; from the coding sequence ATGGTGTTAGCCGGAAAGGGTCTGGAAATGGCGAAATCCGTTACCGTCCCGGCTGCTGCAGCTCTGGGCAATCTCAGCGGGGTATTAAACTCCTCGTTCAGCGGGAGTGGAGGACCGTTCAGAGAGCCGGTGCAGAGACACGGGAGGAATGGGACCGTTCCGGAGCTGACGACAGGAGAAATCGTCGCGGTCAGCTTCATCTTCGGCGTGATCTGGCTGGTGGCTTTGTTCGGGAACTCCCTGGTCTGCTTGGTGATCCACAAAAGCAGGAGGACACAGTCAACGACCAACTACTTTGTGGTGTCCATGGCTTCAGCGGACCTGCTCATCAGCCTGGTCAGCACCCCCTTTGTCCTGCTACATTTTACCACAGGGAGGTGGCTACTGGGGGATGTCATGTGCAAACTGGTTCGCTACGTGCAGTATCTGACTCCTGGAGTGCAGATCTACGTCCTGCTCTCCATCTGTGTGGACAGGTTTTACACCATTGTGTATCCCTTGAGCTTCAAAGTGTCTCGGGAGAAGGCCAAGAAAATGATTGCAGCATCCTGGATCTTGGATGCTGCTTTCGTATCTCCAACCTTGTTTTTCTACGGGATGGAAGGGGAGACCTGTAATCTGTTTCTCCCCCAGTCCTGGAGCGGGGTCACCTTTGGCACGGTCCACCTGCTGCTGGGCTTTCTCGTTCCATCTGTCCTCATCATCCTGTTTTACCAGAAGGtcataaaatacatttggaggATAGGTACAGATGGCAGGACAGTGAGGAGGACCATGAATATCGTGCCTAGGACCAAGGTCAAGACCATCAAGATGTTCCTGCTGTTAAATTGTATGTTCCTGTTGTCTTGGTTTCCCTTTTACGTGGTCCAGATCTGGCAGCCGGACGAGATGGATTCCACAGGGTGTTCTTCACTCTTCCTGTCCATCGCACTGGTGTCCTTCAGCTCCTCAGCATCCAAGCCCAGCCTCTACTCCATCTTCAATGCCAACTTCAGGCGGGGCATGAAGGAGACTTTCTGCATGTCTTCGATGAAGTGTTACCGTAGCAATGCCTACACCATCACCTCCAGCTCCCGAATGGCAAAAAGGAATTACATCGGCATCACTGACATCCCAGCCCCCACCAAAACCGCCACCAAAGATTCAATATTTGAAACATTCGACAGGGAGGCGAGAGAGAAAAAGCTTGCATGGCCCATAAACTCAAATCCTCCAAATACATTTGTCTGA